In a single window of the Tellurirhabdus bombi genome:
- a CDS encoding cupin domain-containing protein, which translates to MQAGNLLSFIPYILPDELFEEIVSTKNVRIERIISKGHASPEGFWYDQEENEWVMLVKGEAALQIEGQEERIILQEGMYFTIPAHLKHRVEWTKEGTETIWLAVFY; encoded by the coding sequence ATGCAAGCAGGCAACTTACTGAGTTTCATTCCTTATATACTTCCAGATGAGCTTTTTGAAGAAATCGTATCCACAAAAAATGTGCGCATAGAGCGGATTATTTCGAAAGGCCACGCTTCGCCGGAAGGCTTCTGGTATGATCAGGAGGAAAACGAATGGGTAATGCTGGTTAAAGGAGAGGCGGCTTTGCAAATAGAAGGGCAGGAAGAACGGATTATCCTACAGGAAGGCATGTATTTCACGATTCCTGCCCACCTGAAACACCGCGTTGAATGGACAAAAGAAGGGACGGAGACAATCTGGTTAGCCGTTTTCTATTAG